The segment GCCCTTCTGTTCCTTATCCGCCTTATTTCCATTGTAGAATCAGCTATTGCTTCATCGAGCATATCCCTGAGATTACCAACAACATCTTTGCCTGTATACTCAATTTCCAGCCATGCCCCACTGTTTTCAGTTTTAAGCTGTTCGATCGTTGTGAGAATATCGTCCAGTGATCCAACGATTCGAATCAATTGCTGAAAAAGCGGCACCTTTATCTCTTTTATATCAGGTGCGGTGCCGTTAAAATCCACAACAATCACCTTTTTTTCATGATTTGCTTCGCCGTAGCCCATCGGCAGAGGTGAACCACTGTAGCGTATGTGCTCCCTTTTCCCAACTACCTGAGGGACATGAAGATGTCCGAGCGCAAGATAGTCTATCGATGATGGAAACAGATCGATCCCTACATGGGCAAGTGACCCCACGTAAAGCTCACGTACTCCGTCGCCTTCAACAGTTTTACCCCCCGCTGTAAAGAGATGCCCCATAGCGATGAGTGGAACGTTAGTAAAGCCCATCTTTGAAAACTCCAAACGTTTCTTCTCTGCAACCGCACAGACTGTCTCGTAGTGGCGTTTTACTCCATCGATGAGCCGGGCATTTTTATCATCAATTGTTTCTCCCGGTAAAGCAGTGCGGATATCCTTGTCGCGCAGATAGGGTACGGCACATACGATCGCCTCAGGCGTATTGTTGTTAAGTAGGCATAGCACTTCATCCTGAGCAGATTCTGTCATGGAGCCGATCACATGTACATTAAGAGCCCGCAGCAGCTCTTTGGGCGCGTTTAGAAATGATGGCGAATCGTGGTTACCGGCTATAACTACGACATGCCGGCAGCGACTGTTTGAAACAGTACAAAGAAAGCGGTAATAGAGCTCCTGAGCGCGATTTGCGGGTGTGCTGGTATCAAACAAATCACCGGCCACAAGCAGAGCATCAATACGCTCCTGCTCAATAGTTTTAGCCAACCAGTCCAGA is part of the Chitinispirillales bacterium ANBcel5 genome and harbors:
- a CDS encoding exonuclease SbcCD subunit D C-terminal domain-containing protein codes for the protein MKILHTSDWHLGRSLYGRKRYDEFAAFLDWLAKTIEQERIDALLVAGDLFDTSTPANRAQELYYRFLCTVSNSRCRHVVVIAGNHDSPSFLNAPKELLRALNVHVIGSMTESAQDEVLCLLNNNTPEAIVCAVPYLRDKDIRTALPGETIDDKNARLIDGVKRHYETVCAVAEKKRLEFSKMGFTNVPLIAMGHLFTAGGKTVEGDGVRELYVGSLAHVGIDLFPSSIDYLALGHLHVPQVVGKREHIRYSGSPLPMGYGEANHEKKVIVVDFNGTAPDIKEIKVPLFQQLIRIVGSLDDILTTIEQLKTENSGAWLEIEYTGKDVVGNLRDMLDEAIADSTMEIRRIRNRRAIDRVINNICEEETLDDLDEGDVFARCMDAFDVTDEDREELTLSYNEILRSLQEDDRNAE